CGCTTGGTGTATAAAAATAAGTCAGCCTTCCTGATGTTAAAACTCGTATTACTTTATGTGATTTAATATTGTGTTAACATGTTTCATGTACATTTGCAATTCGATTATTTACATGAAATATGAGGATTTCTGATAAAATTATTTTGTTTCTACTTTTTTTTATACAGCTTTTTTTGTGGCAGCCAGGTACTGCGCAGGTTGAATCCTTTAAGGATATTAGAGGATTAAGTCAAAACCATCCTGATTCTGCAATTATGCTCGTCAAAAAACGTTATGCAAAAGCTGTTACGGATAAAGACTTATTATTACAAGCCAATTGTTTACAGGCGATTGGATGGTTATGTGTTAATCAGGGGCATTATGGACAGGCGCAGGACTACTATTTTCAAGCCGATCGAATCTATACGCAATTAAATTCAAAACAGCATCTTGCTTCGAATTGGAGTGATATCGGGGAGCTCAATATCTTTAACAAACAACATGATGTGGCGAAAGTTTATTTTAACAAGGCGCTACATTCTTTCCGAACAGAAGGGGATAAAAATGGAGCGGCAGGTACATTAGGGAATATAGGTCATTTATTTGAAAAGGAAGCGAACTACGACTCCGCCTTTGTCTACCAGAATCTTGCTTTGTCCATTTATAGCAGTATTGGGGATAAAAATGGAGAAGCTAAGATCCATGAAAATTTAGGCAGTATTTATGAAGATCTTGCAAGATATGACAGCGCTTTTTTTCATTTTGAAAAAGCACGTACCCTCTATACGGAAACAAAAGACAATTATGGAAAAATTGTGGTCATAAATAATATGGGCGATATTTTTAGGAAGACCAATAAATATCCACAAAGTATCAAACTCACGCAATTGGCTTATCAGATGGCGGAAAATTTGGGTGATGTGTATCAAATGGCTGCTACGACAAAAGATTTGAGTAGGACCTACGCCTTGCGCGAGCAGATGGATAGCGCCTATTTTTATGCAGAAAAGAGCCGTAAGTTAGTGCTTGAACTGTATAGTGTGGATGGTGCTCGCCATACTGCTTTTTTTCAGGCACTCTACGATATGAATCAACAAGCCGAAGAGATCGAGAAATTACAAGTAACCAAAAGAATCAACTTAATCATGCTCTGGGGAACAATCGTGGTTTTAATTTTGTTAATTGTGTTATCCTATGTATTGCATAGTCGCCAGAAAATTAAGATTAAAAACCAGATTTCCGATTCCCGAAAACAGGAGGCCGAACGCGAGTTGACCGAAATTGCACTTAAAAACCAGTTGCTTGAAGATAAGCAGCTCAAACAAGAACTGTCGCTCAAGCAAAAGGAATTGACATCCCATACCTTAAATTTAATCCGTAACAATCAATTTTTGGAAGAACTTCGTGATGAATTAAAAGGAATGGTTAAGGACGAACGCCGGGATCAAAAACGACAGATGCAGAAGTTGGTGTTGCAGATCAATGAAAATATCACACAGGGTATTCATTGGAAAGAGTTTATGGGAACTTTCGAAAAGGTACATCACAGCTTTTTTGAAAAACTTATTCAACGATTTCCAGA
The genomic region above belongs to Sphingobacterium zeae and contains:
- a CDS encoding tetratricopeptide repeat protein, whose translation is MRISDKIILFLLFFIQLFLWQPGTAQVESFKDIRGLSQNHPDSAIMLVKKRYAKAVTDKDLLLQANCLQAIGWLCVNQGHYGQAQDYYFQADRIYTQLNSKQHLASNWSDIGELNIFNKQHDVAKVYFNKALHSFRTEGDKNGAAGTLGNIGHLFEKEANYDSAFVYQNLALSIYSSIGDKNGEAKIHENLGSIYEDLARYDSAFFHFEKARTLYTETKDNYGKIVVINNMGDIFRKTNKYPQSIKLTQLAYQMAENLGDVYQMAATTKDLSRTYALREQMDSAYFYAEKSRKLVLELYSVDGARHTAFFQALYDMNQQAEEIEKLQVTKRINLIMLWGTIVVLILLIVLSYVLHSRQKIKIKNQISDSRKQEAERELTEIALKNQLLEDKQLKQELSLKQKELTSHTLNLIRNNQFLEELRDELKGMVKDERRDQKRQMQKLVLQINENITQGIHWKEFMGTFEKVHHSFFEKLIQRFPDLTAADMRLIALLKINLNNIDIAVLLGISQDSLRVARHRLRKKLRLEQGEDLAGYLVGIS